The Penaeus chinensis breed Huanghai No. 1 chromosome 34, ASM1920278v2, whole genome shotgun sequence DNA window tataaagtgtatatgtatatatatttctatttctatatatatttatatcgatatataaataaaaaaatatatatacatatatatgtttatatatatgtatgtatgtatggatgtgtatatatgtataccacacacatacacatacacacttatgtatacacatacatacatacacatatatatataaatatatatatatatatatatatatatatatatataatttatatacatatgtgtgcatgtgtgtgtgagtgtgtgtgtgtgtgtatgcatatatgtatatgtataaatatatatacatatatatctatatatgtatatatatgtaagtatccatatatctatatgtatgtatggatgtatatatgtataccacacacacacatacacatacacatttatatatacacacacacacatatatatatatatttatatatatatgtatgtatatatgtatgtatgtatgtatgtatgtatatgcatatatatatatatatatatatatatatatacacacacacaggtgtgtgtgtgtatgtgtgtgtgtgtgtgtgtatgtatacgaatatatacatatatatatttatgtatatatgtatataaataaattcatatgtgtgtgtgtgtgtgtgtgagtgtgtgtgtgtgtgtgtgtgtgtgtgtgtgtgtgtgtgtgtgtatgtgtgtgtgtgtgtgtgtgtgcgtgggtgagtgtgtacacacacacacacacacacacacacacacacacacacacacacacacacacacacacacacacacatatatgcatacatacacgataCATGACCAAcaaagaaataggaggaagaaaaaaaaaaacattgaaataagCAAGCCTTGGGATGTTGCTTAGCTCGAGGTCTCGAACGCTAACCACTTTCAAACAAAAACGTAAACCTACCGCATTCGTTAGTGTACATAACGCAATGTATCAGTTACTAAATGATGCACAATGTATCAGTCAGCATGTGATTTTAATGCGTATTGTATTAACTGTATCATTCATAAGGTGTATTGCATCGATCACTATGTGACACATAACACTTGAAATCAAATATAAGACGTAATGTATCATTTTGTATGTAAGGCATGGTGTAGTAGTTTACTTAGAGTGTATTGCATCAGTTTGATTAGCAATAGTGTAGGGTATTAGTATAACAAATACTTAATTGATTTACTAATAATACTCACAGTCCACAGTTGTAGATGATGTTGTTGACGTTGATGTTTCTGTTGTAGTTGATGTTGTTGTGGAAGtggatgttgatgtagatgtagacGTGGTAGAAGtggatgttgatgtagatgtagacGTGGTAGAAGTGGATGTTGATGTTGTGGTAGAAGtggatgttgatgtagatgtagacGTGGTAGAAGTGGATGTTGATGTTGTGGTAGAAGtggatgttgatgtagatgtagacGTGGTAGAAGTGGATGTTGATGTTGTGGTAGAAGtggatgttgatgtagatgtagacGTGGTAGAAGTGGATGTTGATGTTGTGGTAGAAGtggatgttgatgtagatgtagacGTGGTAGAAGTGGATGTTGATGTTGTGGTAGAAGTGGATATTGATGTTGTGGTAGAAGtggatgttgatgtagatgtagacGTGGTAGAAGTGGATGTTGATGTTGTGGTAGAAGtggatgttgatgtagatgtagacGTGGTAGTGGCGGTCGTTGTAGTAGATGTTGTAGTTGATGTGGTTGTTATTTCAGGGACCTTGCAGTAGCATCGCCTCCCGTCCATCACAGTGGGTTGAATCATGAAACCTGGcatctatcatatatatccatatgtatctatatccatctagctTTATATctctatgcgtatgtgtatatatacacactcgcacacacacacacacacacacacacacacacacacacacacacacacacacacacacacgcacacacgcacacacgcacacacgctcacacacacacatatatatgtgtatataatataaacatataaatatatatatatatataaatatatacacacatgagggggcttcaaaaaagttcgtggaaaaagtccataactaaaaattatatggaaggattttgatttaaaTGCACCTAAACATTCTTGTTCAAACGCGTTATAACGTGTTcgaacatgaacccttaaatgcaagcAATTACGCATCgctgccagttggaagtcaggcaccattcaagcaacaagAAATTCACCAAATTCGAGGCAAGGGCACACATCAAGTTCATAGTGAAACTCGTTTGGGAGAatagacgccccccccccccccgctcccaaaATCAACAACTTATAACTAGATAAGTCGGTCCAGAAGtgaaagaaacgaaattgaagatgagccccgcagtggcaggccatcagtGTCAGTTTGTGAGGACAACTGAATCAGTAGctgacacactcaacatctctgtggattctgcacacacaattctggtggagagtttggggctaagcaagctttccgctcgatgggtccctaggctattgcgcccagatcagcagcaaacaagggtagatctttcaatggaaattgtgaacaagtgggatgaggactctgaagcttttctgcagagaatggTGACAGGgaatgaaacatggctccaccagtacgatcccggggacaaaattcaatcaaagcagtggctgcccaggggtggaagtggaccagttaaagcaaaatctgagcgttcaagaggaaaggtcatggccactgtcttctgggatgcagagggggttttgatggttgacttcctcgagaacaagaaaacaattacatctgcttattatgaatgcgttttgagaactGGGCCCCGAAAAATCTCAGAATAACGCCCTGGAAAGTTGCATtgacgcgttctcttccaccacgccACTGCACCCGCCCGCGTTCGTCAGACAAGAGGTGTGCTACATGAATTTCGATGAGAAATCGTCCGACATTTACCTTACagccgatttagccccatccgacttctttttgattccagccttttaaaaaaaaatcattgaaaggtaccaattttccatcgatTAAAGATATacaaagagctgctctgacaggattcagatcacatgaccctcatctttactcagacggacttaaaggctgatATCAACGTtggcagaagtgtattgaccttaatggagcatatgttgaaaattaAACATCATAACTTAAAccgtttttcatactgtcctttctccctgaactttttgaagcccccttgtaaataaaattatatctatatgtacacatatatatatatacacacacgcacacacacacacacacacacacacacacacacacacacacacacatatatatatatatatgtatatatatacgcacacatatatatacatacatatatacatatacatatacatacatatacatatatatatatatatgtatatatatgtatatatatgtgtgtattatatattatatatatatatatatatatatatatgtatatgcatgtatatacatatatatgtatatatacacaaacttacacacacacacacacacacacacatacatatatatatatatatatatatatatatatatatatatacatatatatacaaatatgcatatatacatacagatatatgtatatttatgtaaatatacatatatacatatgtatatttacatatatatatatatatatatatatatacactttcgaacacacatatagacagagagagagaaaggtatttaCAAGATCGACGCTCCAAATGTCATATTTCTCTTGGAAGGTCAGGGATTGGCCGCCTCCAACCACTGCTAGGAACAGCAACGACGCAAGGAATTTTCCCATCTGTTAAAAacagtaaagagaaaaataaatatgtatggacacattattccatcttacactcacacacacacatacacacacatatatatgtatataaatatgtatatatatatgtatatatatatacacacacacacatacacacacacacacacacacagacacacacacacgcataaatatatatacatatatatatgtatatatgtatatatatgtatatatatgcatatatatatgtgtatatatgtatatatatatgtatatatatgtatatatatgtatatatatgtatatattcgtttatttatttttttgttttattatttatatgtatttatatatacatataaacatatatatatatatatatatatatatatatatatatatatatatatatttatatgtataaatatataaatacatatatatacgtgcgcatatatatgcatatatctacctatctatctatctatctatctatctatctatctatctatctatctatatgtgtgtatgtatatatagagatttgtatttatgtatacatatatagatttgtacatgtatatatacttatatatatttgtaaatatatatgtatatgtaaatatctatctatatatctatatatgtatgtatgtataaatatttttttatatacatatgtatgtatatacataaacacacacacacacatacacacacacacacacacacacacacacacacacacacacacacatatatatatacacacacgtatata harbors:
- the LOC125043535 gene encoding cell wall integrity and stress response component 2-like isoform X5, which codes for MGKFLASLLFLAVVGGGQSLTFQEKYDIWSVDLMPGFMIQPTVMDGRRCYCKVPEITTTSTTTSTTTTATTTSTSTSTSTSTTTSTSTSTTSTSTSTSTSTTTSISTSTTTSTSTSTTSTSTSTSTSTTTSTSTSTTSTSTSTSTSTTSTSTSTSTSTTTSTTTETSTSTTSSTTVDYCGACDKTFTVTQTEYPKNGSIYSTTWLTPNYPENYPDGCSCTFTFTIHGSGFVQVAFESDDKIYTDSNCEIDHLEFTGDLQNVNNKHLCDLSNEKGYMMSSSVSSALSFTALFVSSCDDDCKVGKGFKMTVTFQTM
- the LOC125043535 gene encoding cell wall protein DAN4-like isoform X3, yielding MGKFLASLLFLAVVGGGQSLTFQEKYDIWSVDLMPGFMIQPTVMDGRRCYCKVPEITTTSTTTSTTTTATTTSTSTSTSTSTTTSTSTSTTSTSTSTSTSTTTSTSTSTTSTSTSTSTSTTTSTSTSTTSTSTSTSTSTTTSTSTSTTSTSTSTSTSTTTSTSTSTTSTSTSTSTSTTSTSTSTSTSTTTSTTTETSTSTTSSTTVDYCGACDKTFTVTQTEYPKNGSIYSTTWLTPNYPENYPDGCSCTFTFTIHGSGFVQVAFESDDKIYTDSNCEIDHLEFTGDLQNVNNKHLCDLSNEKGYMMSSSVSSALSFTALFVSSCDDDCKVGKGFKMTVTFQTM
- the LOC125043535 gene encoding cell wall protein DAN4-like isoform X1; the protein is MGKFLASLLFLAVVGGGQSLTFQEKYDIWSVDLMPGFMIQPTVMDGRRCYCKVPEITTTSTTTSTTTTATTTSTSTSTSTSTTTSTSTSTTSTSTSTSTSTTTSISTSTTTSTSTSTTSTSTSTSTSTTTSTSTSTTSTSTSTSTSTTTSTSTSTTSTSTSTSTSTTTSTSTSTTSTSTSTSTSTTTSTSTSTTSTSTSTSTSTTSTSTSTSTSTTTSTTTETSTSTTSSTTVDYCGACDKTFTVTQTEYPKNGSIYSTTWLTPNYPENYPDGCSCTFTFTIHGSGFVQVAFESDDKIYTDSNCEIDHLEFTGDLQNVNNKHLCDLSNEKGYMMSSSVSSALSFTALFVSSCDDDCKVGKGFKMTVTFQTM
- the LOC125043535 gene encoding cell wall protein DAN4-like isoform X4 — encoded protein: MGKFLASLLFLAVVGGGQSLTFQEKYDIWSVDLMPGFMIQPTVMDGRRCYCKVPEITTTSTTTSTTTTATTTSTSTSTSTSTTTSTSTSTTSTSTSTSTSTTTSISTSTTTSTSTSTTSTSTSTSTSTTTSTSTSTTSTSTSTSTSTTTSTSTSTTSTSTSTSTSTTTSTSTSTTSTSTSTSTSTTTSTTTETSTSTTSSTTVDYCGACDKTFTVTQTEYPKNGSIYSTTWLTPNYPENYPDGCSCTFTFTIHGSGFVQVAFESDDKIYTDSNCEIDHLEFTGDLQNVNNKHLCDLSNEKGYMMSSSVSSALSFTALFVSSCDDDCKVGKGFKMTVTFQTM
- the LOC125043535 gene encoding cell wall protein DAN4-like isoform X2, which encodes MGKFLASLLFLAVVGGGQSLTFQEKYDIWSVDLMPGFMIQPTVMDGRRCYCKVPEITTTSTTTSTTTTATTTSTSTSTSTSTTTSTSTSTTSTSTSTSTSTTTSISTSTTTSTSTSTTSTSTSTSTSTTTSTSTSTTSTSTSTSTSTTTSTSTSTTSTSTSTSTSTTTSTSTSTTSTSTSTSTSTTSTSTSTSTSTTTSTTTETSTSTTSSTTVDYCGACDKTFTVTQTEYPKNGSIYSTTWLTPNYPENYPDGCSCTFTFTIHGSGFVQVAFESDDKIYTDSNCEIDHLEFTGDLQNVNNKHLCDLSNEKGYMMSSSVSSALSFTALFVSSCDDDCKVGKGFKMTVTFQTM